GAAGAACTCCACGGCCAGATTCGGTTGGCCAGTTCCCAGGCTTTTGGCAACAGTTTTTTTCAGCTTGGTAAAAAGGATTTTGTCACCGGGCATTACATCGAGTTCTACTTTGCCGAAGAGGATGCATCCGTTCACGGTACGTGTAAAACACCCACCTATACGCTGGACGGGAAGGATGTATTTGACATCATCCACGAGTACACGATCGACCTGAAAAAAGGCTGGAACCTGGTAAGGGTTGAGGTGGCGGAGACCTACACGGACCAGGAAGGCAATATCCGCCCGCTGAAAATGGTCATGAAAACAGTCCGGGAGGTCCCCGGGGACACCCAATTCTTGTTTACAGCCAATTAATAAGACGCAGATTATGATGCATTCGATAAAACCATCCACCCATATAAAAGCCATGTTGTTACTAGCGGCTTTGGCGCTGGCAACCTGCGGGGAAGTAAAGACCCGGGATGCTGCCCAGGATGAGGAAAAGGAGATGCCGGAGGCGGATGCGCCAGTGGAATCAAACGAGTCGCTGGATATGAAGGCGAATATGAAACGACTCGCAGGCCTGACGCCCCTGACCGATGCGGAATTTGCGGCCTGGAAGCCCGATGCAGTCCTGGGTCTGCCGGCCACCAACGTGAATACAAATTCCCCGGAGGATGTTGCCATGTTCGACATCACCTATTACGCAGGCGGAGAAAAAATCAGGTTGCACATTGTGGACGGGGCCGGGAAGCGGGGTTCCCAACTGACGGGGCCCGCCCATATGATAGCCGTGCAGGATGTAGACGAGAAAATTCCCATGGGATATATCAAAACGGTGCGGGAAAACGGCATCAAGGCCCGGGAGCGCCATGAGAGTGCCAATAAGGAATATCAATTGAAACTCTTCTACGGCAACCGGCTCTTTGTGACCCTGACCACCTTAAACGTGGGACGGGCACGCACCTGGCAGGCGCTGGAGGCATTTGACCTGGAGGCGCTTCTACCCAAATAGGCCCCGTGGGCCATCCGGCCCCCGAATGGCATCCCGCCCCGGGGACTGGTTGCAACCACCAGGCTGGCCGTGATTACACCAAGAAAAATAAAAATCCCCCAAAATCTAGTTTATCAACCTAAAATTCACATTTATGAAATTGTCAAAATCCATCACCAACATCGCCCTTACATGCACCGCCCTTTTGGCATTTGGCTGCGGAGGCAGTGACGACGACGGCTTGGGCAATTGCTCCGAAAGTGCCTGGACACAGATTGTGGCCAACGAAGCCGCCCTATACAGCGATGCACTCTTTGCTTACCAAAATGATCCCTCCGCAGCGAATTGCGATAACGTGAAGTCGGCGGCTGTGAACTACCTGGAAGCCTTGCGGGATATCCTGGACTGTGTCCCAACCACCAACCGCGCTGAAATAAATGACGCAATTGACGACGCCCAAGAGGAAGTGAACTCCGAAGACTGTAACTAATTCGGTCGTGCATAGCCATTTCAGCCGATGGCAGATGACACCTCGGGGATGAAGATCAGACTATTCATATTGACAGTACTTGCCCTTCTGGCCTGGATGGATGCCCGGACCCAGCAGCGCAGCACGCGGGAGACCAAAGTGGTGCTGGTGGTCAATGAGCGGACGAACACGGTCACCGATATCGTCCTTTTCAATGAGATTGAGAAACGGGACCAGCAGGCTGTCCTTGCAGAATTTCCCGATAGCAAGTTTTTTATCGGGTTATTGCAAGGCAGTTACAGGAACCTTCAGGGCCTGGGGATTGAACCCATGCCCAATACAACGGTGACCATGTATACCGGCAAGGAATATTTCCCGGGAGATCAATTCTTTCCGGGAGACCAGTTCTTTCCGGGCGATCCATTCAATCTGGGGAACATTAAGGCCCGGGTGGTATCCAGCAAGGACGACCGGCTGACCCTCAAAATTAGGAATCGGTAGCGGGCAGTATCTGCGGACTGTAGTACATTTGCGCCAGAAACGGAATTGCTTCCGTTTACCCAAGCGCTTATGGCCCAACCCAACGACCCGTATGCTGCCCTGAGATTCCGGGAATTCAACATTTTCCTGGTAGTGCGGTTTGCCATGGTCCTGGCCTGGACCATGCAGTTTATCCTGATTGAATGGCTGGTCTATACGCTGACCAAGGACCCGTTGTCCCTGGGGATCATCGGGCTCATGGAGGTAATCCCATCGGTGGGGATGGCCCTTTTTGCAGGGCATATCGTGGATCAGCGGGAGAAACGGAACTTATTGATTTACTGCATCCTGGGGTTTTCGGTCGTCAGCCTGGGACTTTTCATCTTCAGCCTGCCGTCCGTGGAAGCCTCCATGGAACAGAAGTACCAGCTGGGGGCCATCTATGGGCTGGTGTTCCTCGGCGGGATCGTCCGGTCCTTTTTGGGGCCGACCATCTTTTCGCTTATCGCCCTGATTGTCCCGAAGCGGATCTATCCGAATGCGGCTACCTGGAGTAGCAGTACCTGGCAGCTGGCTTCCGTATTGGGCCCCGCCCTGGCGGGCTTCTCCATCAGTTGGATCGGGGTGCACTGGTCGCTTTGCCTGATATTTGGCTTCTCCCTGGTGGCTTTGGCCTTTTTATTGCGCATCCCGCGGAAGCCCATCCTCAACCCGAAAATCGGGGAACCCGTGTTCCAGAGCCTGCGGGACGGCCTGCAGTTTGTGTTTCGCAACAAGGCTATCCTGGGGGCATTGACCCTGGACATGATCGCCGTTCTGTTCGGGGGGGCCGTGGCCCTGCTCCCCGTATTTGCCCAGGACATCCTGGAAGTGGGGTCCGAAGGTTTCGGCATCCTGCGCGCGGCCCCTGCCGTGGGGGCGGCAATAACGATGCTTGGCTCCACCCGGTTCCCCCTCCACCGTCACGCCGGCAGGAAACTCCTGTGGGCCGTTTTCGCCTTTGGCCTCTGCATCATCGTCTTTGGGTTGTCCACGATGTTCTGGGTCTCCGTGGGTGCCCTGTTCCTGAGCGGAGCCGTCGACGGGGTATCCATGATCATCCGGCAGACCATCCTGCAGCTGAAGACCCCGG
This genomic window from Robiginitalea biformata HTCC2501 contains:
- a CDS encoding MFS transporter, with translation MAQPNDPYAALRFREFNIFLVVRFAMVLAWTMQFILIEWLVYTLTKDPLSLGIIGLMEVIPSVGMALFAGHIVDQREKRNLLIYCILGFSVVSLGLFIFSLPSVEASMEQKYQLGAIYGLVFLGGIVRSFLGPTIFSLIALIVPKRIYPNAATWSSSTWQLASVLGPALAGFSISWIGVHWSLCLIFGFSLVALAFLLRIPRKPILNPKIGEPVFQSLRDGLQFVFRNKAILGALTLDMIAVLFGGAVALLPVFAQDILEVGSEGFGILRAAPAVGAAITMLGSTRFPLHRHAGRKLLWAVFAFGLCIIVFGLSTMFWVSVGALFLSGAVDGVSMIIRQTILQLKTPDNMRGRVASVNSIFVGSSNELGAFESGVTARLMGTVPAVVFGGCMTLLTVGAMAWFSPRFRRLDLRDEVEAAD